A section of the Candidatus Methylomirabilota bacterium genome encodes:
- a CDS encoding FMN-binding protein, whose amino-acid sequence MLSRRHFLTSLLTPALLALVPDLVNAQEGVFLSEEEAPRAVFPEATQFEKKVIPSTEALREKMKALLGRTRPSIWEDAYVTYLARRNGEHLGFAVITEEIGKHRPITFIVGITPDGKVKDVALMVYREIYGAEVRDRRFMRQYHEKDLAAPLAPYRDIVNIAGATLSVQSISRGVRKVLALAQLVLLNGSNRP is encoded by the coding sequence TCACGCCAGCCCTCCTGGCCCTAGTCCCGGACCTGGTCAACGCACAGGAGGGGGTGTTTCTTTCTGAGGAGGAAGCCCCCAGGGCGGTCTTTCCAGAGGCGACCCAGTTCGAAAAGAAGGTCATCCCGTCAACAGAGGCCCTGCGGGAAAAGATGAAAGCCCTCCTCGGCCGCACGCGACCCTCCATCTGGGAAGATGCCTATGTCACCTACCTGGCGCGTCGGAACGGTGAGCACCTCGGCTTTGCCGTCATCACCGAAGAGATCGGTAAGCACCGACCCATCACGTTCATTGTCGGCATCACACCTGACGGTAAGGTCAAGGATGTCGCCCTGATGGTCTATCGCGAGATCTACGGAGCAGAGGTCCGGGACCGGCGTTTCATGCGCCAGTATCATGAGAAAGACCTCGCCGCACCACTCGCTCCCTATCGAGATATTGTCAATATCGCTGGAGCTACCCTCTCGGTCCAGTCGATCAGCCGAGGAGTCAGAAAAGTTCTGGCCTTGGCCCAACTCGTCCTCCTCAATGGGTCCAATCGACCATGA